One segment of Rhodopirellula baltica SH 1 DNA contains the following:
- the mutS gene encoding DNA mismatch repair protein MutS produces the protein MTPMMRQYHEAKEACGDALLFFRMGDFYELFLDDAKVAAGILGLTLTSRDKDSENPTAMAGFPHHQLDQYLQKLIRAGFRAAVCEQVEDPKAAKGLVRREITRVVSAGTLTDEGLLDPKEPNYLAAVFAPSQKAREKAQKEAAKTNDPSGGDVVGIAWAELSSGRFEAGVFPRARLDDELARIGPAEVLHCEDDASVHPDPTATWSWTARPAWSYAAADAEKSLCKQLSVANLEGLGFEDNGDVAIRAAGAVLCYLKETQRGSLDHFRSLTCHNRSPVLQIDAATRRSLEITRTMRTGSREGALLGVIDRTVTPMGSRMLADHLAAPLIDADAITYRTDAVDEFVRNNNLRSDIRTVLGDTYDLTRLLARVATGRTGPRDLRQIAVTLSGLPALKARLAERDSACLTRLESELHLCPELREQLESALNDECPLSAADGNFIREGFDSELDTLRELARGGKRWIAEYQQRQMDETGIANLKVGYNRVFGYYLEVSNAHKDKIPADFIRKQTLKNCERYITPELKEYEEKVLAADEKASSREQMLFTLLRENTHKHLAILQEVANAIAMTDVVASLAEVAAQHHWVRPTLTDDSVLRIEGGRHPVLDVTMAQGEFVPNDCIQSPETGMILLITGPNMAGKSTYIRQVALITLLAQTGSFVPATSAEIGIADRIFARVGASDELSRGQSTFMVEMVETARILNTATSRSLVILDEIGRGTSTYDGLSLAWAITEHLHEQIGARTLFATHYHELAALQETLPRVANLSVAVKEWQDEVVFLHRIVPGSADKSYGIQVARLAGIPVEVNERAKDVLAQLEADHRDSLDRPTIAPPSGVNGKGSGDTYQLTLFGYADHPLIQEIETVDIDSMSPIQAWQFLQEAKAKLSAGPKAVKG, from the coding sequence ATGACTCCCATGATGCGACAGTACCACGAGGCGAAAGAGGCGTGCGGTGACGCATTGCTCTTCTTTCGCATGGGCGATTTCTACGAACTGTTTTTGGACGACGCCAAGGTCGCTGCGGGGATCTTGGGGCTGACCCTCACCAGCCGCGACAAAGACAGCGAAAACCCCACGGCGATGGCGGGTTTTCCCCACCACCAATTGGATCAGTACCTGCAAAAACTGATCCGTGCGGGCTTTCGAGCTGCGGTTTGCGAGCAGGTCGAAGATCCCAAAGCAGCAAAAGGCTTGGTCCGCCGCGAAATCACTCGGGTGGTCAGTGCCGGCACGTTGACCGACGAGGGATTGCTCGACCCAAAAGAACCGAACTACTTGGCGGCCGTTTTCGCACCCAGCCAGAAAGCTCGCGAAAAAGCTCAGAAAGAAGCGGCGAAGACAAACGACCCTAGCGGTGGCGACGTCGTCGGAATCGCTTGGGCGGAACTCTCCAGCGGTCGTTTCGAGGCCGGCGTTTTTCCGCGAGCCCGTTTGGATGATGAACTTGCTCGCATCGGTCCCGCGGAAGTGCTTCATTGCGAAGACGATGCTTCCGTTCATCCCGACCCAACCGCAACCTGGTCCTGGACCGCTCGTCCCGCTTGGAGCTACGCAGCCGCCGACGCCGAAAAATCGCTCTGCAAACAGCTTTCAGTCGCCAACTTGGAAGGCCTCGGCTTCGAAGACAACGGCGATGTTGCGATCCGAGCCGCTGGTGCGGTGCTGTGCTACCTCAAAGAAACCCAGCGTGGCTCACTGGATCACTTTCGTTCGTTGACCTGCCACAACCGCAGCCCGGTTTTGCAGATCGACGCCGCGACGCGTCGCAGTCTCGAAATCACTCGAACGATGCGAACGGGATCCCGCGAAGGTGCCTTGCTCGGCGTGATCGATCGCACCGTGACGCCAATGGGTTCGCGAATGCTCGCCGATCACTTGGCCGCTCCGCTCATCGATGCGGACGCAATCACCTATCGAACCGACGCGGTGGATGAGTTCGTTCGAAACAACAATCTACGAAGCGACATCCGCACGGTCCTCGGTGACACATACGACCTGACTCGGTTGCTCGCCCGAGTCGCCACCGGACGCACCGGACCGCGTGACTTGCGACAGATCGCCGTGACTCTCAGTGGCCTTCCCGCACTCAAAGCCCGCTTGGCCGAACGAGATAGCGCGTGTCTAACCCGTCTGGAATCGGAACTGCATCTCTGTCCCGAACTTCGCGAACAACTCGAATCCGCACTCAACGACGAATGCCCGCTGTCGGCCGCCGACGGCAACTTCATTCGCGAAGGATTTGACTCCGAACTCGATACGCTCCGCGAATTGGCTCGCGGCGGCAAACGCTGGATCGCTGAATATCAACAGCGGCAAATGGACGAAACCGGCATCGCCAATTTGAAAGTCGGTTACAACCGCGTCTTTGGTTACTACCTGGAAGTTAGCAACGCACACAAAGACAAGATTCCTGCGGATTTCATTCGCAAGCAAACACTAAAAAATTGCGAACGGTACATCACGCCGGAGCTAAAAGAATACGAAGAGAAGGTTCTCGCCGCGGATGAAAAAGCGTCCAGCCGTGAGCAAATGCTTTTCACGCTGCTCCGCGAAAACACGCACAAGCATTTGGCAATTCTGCAAGAAGTCGCCAATGCCATCGCGATGACCGATGTGGTCGCGTCGCTGGCCGAAGTTGCCGCGCAACATCATTGGGTCCGTCCGACACTGACCGATGACAGCGTGCTTCGCATCGAAGGTGGCCGACACCCGGTGTTGGACGTCACGATGGCACAGGGCGAGTTCGTTCCCAACGACTGTATTCAAAGCCCCGAAACAGGAATGATCTTGCTGATCACCGGCCCCAACATGGCCGGCAAGAGCACGTACATTCGCCAAGTCGCTTTGATCACCTTGCTGGCACAAACCGGCAGCTTCGTCCCCGCAACGTCCGCCGAAATTGGAATCGCTGATCGTATCTTTGCTCGGGTTGGCGCGAGCGATGAACTCAGTCGCGGCCAAAGCACGTTCATGGTCGAGATGGTTGAGACCGCTCGGATTCTGAACACAGCAACCTCACGCAGCTTGGTCATCCTTGACGAAATCGGTCGCGGAACCAGCACGTACGACGGCTTGTCGTTGGCCTGGGCAATCACCGAGCACTTACACGAACAGATCGGGGCGAGAACGCTTTTCGCAACGCACTATCACGAACTCGCGGCCCTCCAAGAAACGCTTCCACGCGTCGCCAACCTCAGCGTCGCGGTGAAGGAATGGCAAGACGAAGTGGTGTTTTTGCACCGCATCGTGCCGGGGAGTGCTGACAAGAGTTATGGCATTCAAGTCGCTCGGTTGGCCGGAATTCCGGTCGAAGTCAACGAGCGTGCCAAGGATGTTCTGGCACAACTCGAAGCGGATCACCGCGACAGTCTCGACCGCCCCACGATTGCGCCACCAAGCGGAGTCAACGGAAAGGGCTCCGGCGATACCTATCAACTGACCTTGTTTGGCTACGCCGATCACCCGCTGATCCAAGAGATCGAAACAGTTGACATTGACTCGATGTCACCGATTCAAGCTTGGCAGTTCCTGCAGGAAGCAAAAGCGAAACTCTCCGCAGGTCCAAAAGCGGTGAAGGGGTAA
- a CDS encoding peptidylprolyl isomerase produces MKVATFDTDRGTIRIELFDDKTPKTVENFETLCEKKYYDGLVFHRVIPNFMVQGGCPEGSGRGGPGYQFEDEFHPELKHDGPGVLSMANAGPNTNGSQFFITHEAQPHLDNRHSVFGKVIEGQDVVDAIEQGDTMKTVRVTEE; encoded by the coding sequence ATGAAAGTTGCCACCTTTGATACCGATCGCGGAACGATTCGCATCGAATTGTTTGACGACAAAACTCCTAAGACCGTTGAGAACTTCGAAACGCTCTGCGAGAAGAAGTACTACGACGGATTGGTTTTCCACCGCGTGATCCCCAACTTCATGGTCCAAGGCGGTTGCCCCGAAGGCAGCGGGCGTGGTGGACCCGGTTACCAGTTTGAAGATGAGTTCCATCCCGAGCTCAAGCATGATGGTCCCGGCGTTTTGTCGATGGCCAACGCCGGTCCCAACACCAATGGGTCGCAATTTTTCATCACTCATGAAGCTCAGCCTCACCTCGACAATCGACACAGCGTGTTTGGCAAAGTCATCGAAGGCCAAGACGTCGTTGATGCGATCGAGCAAGGCGACACGATGAAGACTGTTCGCGTCACCGAAGAATGA
- a CDS encoding FG-GAP-like repeat-containing protein, producing MRVLGRNGKWDDAWQLREAVLEKHGEDPDAITYVARVAHQTGRANLAADYLEQASQVENYASAKRVDETLIAMISAGRTHDAMAFLEKVVTAHPDRHETRRVLFDLQMGTEERGAGLEHGRKLILERQFDLELLMTMTDTEIRSMDAKPLDEMVQRNPDDLRPLIGAARSALDQNLFDEARDSLDKIVDRHPNYATAAAMRSLLLAEQADWATLESSLASLPAEVIQRRHFWTAMGMWSEAVNNAGSAARAYLQAAQLDPDISRSWLDLQRVLQSNPSLGVNSDVIEAIGDRAEKLNRFNQLRRRFNRSGRISRSVIADMVGVVREMGRPWEAEAWISVAMQLPEDDSIDLQQMRKDLIAELRRDTPWQQVKDFPELQLDLSHLAFQPSIVRFLDKQAIEDQRVTPPSLIDGLKVEMAGNDRGAIRPIEMLNEAQQRGIAFLASTGDDLDQPGISLHQTLGCGGATLDFDRDGWSDLALVTAGGTPPQKDSPPNVLLRNENGVFTTTPESAGVNDRGFAQGIAVGDLNEDGWPDLLCTNYGPNVLLINQGDGTFTNATDQWLANPDESRWSTGAAFADVDSDGLSDLVVLNYCEGFDPVTFVCGSDSDDEPARSCSPMRFSGDHDQFFRTNFRGNLNEVTEQWNVKATDAGRGLGLAIGRFEDRIGNQVFVANDMTSNFYWSRALNQTSTGDTASIGWTESALPRGLAVDVRSVAQGSMGIAADDFNADGKIDFYVTNFDQEYNTLHLQTGPGTWRDSTMAVELGTDTLPLVGFGTTTTDLDGDGNNELVVANGHVDIFQRDDLSDEPTDQPARRSQYAQPMQFFRHGDDGRFEPAAISGEYLSQPHVGRSLWTMDANRDFRPDLVVTHQTEPVALLVNHTKSSAPKLKLHVTGTQSSRDAIGTKITVRAGDWERTHWVTSGGSYLCNEEAGWMLSCPDAATNVHVQVTWPDDQQQNFEELATDSEWLFIQGKSQAINLR from the coding sequence ATGCGCGTGCTTGGTCGAAACGGAAAATGGGACGACGCGTGGCAACTCCGCGAAGCCGTGCTGGAAAAGCACGGCGAAGATCCAGACGCGATCACCTATGTCGCGCGGGTGGCGCACCAAACTGGACGAGCAAACCTGGCAGCCGACTATCTCGAACAAGCCAGCCAGGTTGAGAACTACGCTTCCGCAAAACGAGTCGACGAAACACTCATCGCGATGATCTCCGCGGGCCGAACTCATGATGCGATGGCGTTTCTAGAAAAGGTGGTAACAGCCCACCCGGATCGCCATGAAACCCGGCGAGTGCTATTCGATCTTCAAATGGGCACCGAGGAACGTGGAGCGGGTTTGGAACACGGGCGGAAGCTGATCTTGGAAAGGCAGTTTGATCTCGAACTGCTGATGACGATGACTGATACCGAGATCCGATCCATGGATGCAAAACCGCTGGACGAAATGGTGCAGCGCAATCCAGATGACCTCCGCCCATTGATCGGAGCGGCTCGTTCGGCCCTGGACCAGAATTTGTTCGATGAAGCACGAGACAGCCTGGACAAAATTGTTGATCGCCACCCGAACTACGCGACCGCCGCAGCGATGCGTTCGCTTCTGCTTGCCGAACAAGCGGACTGGGCGACGCTGGAATCATCCTTGGCGAGCTTGCCCGCTGAAGTGATCCAGCGGCGTCATTTTTGGACGGCAATGGGGATGTGGTCCGAAGCGGTCAACAATGCGGGTTCCGCAGCGCGAGCTTATCTGCAAGCGGCTCAACTCGACCCCGACATATCTCGTTCATGGTTGGATCTTCAAAGAGTCCTTCAAAGCAACCCTTCGCTTGGCGTGAATTCCGATGTGATCGAAGCGATTGGCGATCGGGCCGAAAAGCTCAACCGATTCAATCAACTTCGCCGTCGCTTCAATCGATCAGGCCGAATTTCGCGATCCGTGATCGCTGACATGGTAGGCGTTGTGCGAGAAATGGGCCGCCCTTGGGAAGCCGAAGCCTGGATTTCCGTCGCGATGCAATTGCCGGAAGACGACTCGATCGATCTGCAACAAATGCGAAAAGACCTGATCGCTGAACTTCGTCGCGATACGCCCTGGCAACAGGTGAAAGACTTTCCAGAACTTCAACTGGATCTTTCCCATTTGGCTTTTCAACCTTCGATCGTACGATTCCTGGACAAGCAAGCAATCGAAGACCAGCGTGTTACTCCGCCATCACTGATCGATGGTCTAAAGGTTGAAATGGCAGGCAACGATCGTGGCGCAATTCGTCCGATCGAAATGTTGAACGAAGCCCAACAACGCGGTATCGCCTTCTTGGCATCGACTGGCGATGACCTGGACCAACCTGGCATCAGCCTGCATCAAACGCTCGGATGTGGCGGTGCGACATTGGATTTTGACCGCGACGGATGGAGTGACTTGGCATTGGTCACAGCGGGCGGCACGCCACCGCAGAAGGACTCTCCGCCGAACGTGTTGCTGCGGAACGAAAACGGCGTGTTCACAACGACCCCCGAATCAGCCGGTGTCAACGACCGTGGTTTTGCACAAGGGATCGCGGTGGGCGATCTCAACGAAGACGGTTGGCCCGATCTGCTGTGCACGAACTATGGACCAAACGTGCTGCTGATCAATCAAGGCGATGGAACATTCACCAACGCGACCGATCAATGGCTCGCCAATCCAGACGAATCACGCTGGTCGACTGGAGCTGCATTTGCGGATGTGGATTCGGACGGCCTGTCGGATTTGGTCGTCTTGAACTACTGCGAAGGCTTCGATCCCGTCACGTTTGTATGTGGTAGCGACTCCGACGACGAGCCAGCCAGATCATGCTCCCCGATGCGGTTCAGTGGCGATCACGACCAATTCTTCCGAACCAACTTCCGCGGAAACCTCAACGAAGTGACCGAACAATGGAACGTAAAAGCCACCGATGCGGGACGTGGACTCGGACTGGCAATCGGACGCTTTGAAGATCGAATCGGCAATCAAGTCTTTGTCGCCAATGACATGACCAGCAATTTCTATTGGTCGCGTGCTTTGAACCAAACTTCCACTGGCGATACTGCAAGCATCGGCTGGACCGAATCTGCCTTGCCAAGGGGATTGGCCGTTGATGTTCGATCGGTTGCTCAGGGTTCAATGGGAATCGCCGCTGATGACTTCAACGCCGATGGCAAGATCGACTTCTACGTCACAAACTTTGACCAAGAATACAACACGCTTCATCTCCAAACCGGACCCGGCACCTGGCGTGACTCCACCATGGCGGTGGAATTGGGAACTGACACATTGCCTTTGGTCGGCTTTGGAACCACGACGACAGATCTTGACGGAGACGGAAACAACGAATTGGTCGTCGCAAACGGCCACGTCGACATCTTCCAACGCGACGATCTATCTGACGAACCAACAGATCAACCTGCTCGTCGAAGCCAATATGCTCAGCCGATGCAATTCTTTCGCCACGGAGACGACGGCCGTTTTGAACCCGCCGCGATTTCTGGCGAATACCTCTCTCAACCTCATGTTGGCCGGAGCTTGTGGACGATGGATGCCAATCGCGATTTCAGACCGGATCTGGTGGTAACTCACCAAACCGAACCTGTCGCGTTGCTGGTCAATCACACTAAGTCCTCAGCTCCAAAGCTGAAATTACATGTGACGGGAACGCAATCTTCTCGCGACGCAATTGGCACCAAAATCACGGTGAGGGCGGGCGACTGGGAAAGGACGCACTGGGTAACCTCCGGTGGCAGCTATCTCTGCAACGAAGAAGCGGGTTGGATGCTGAGCTGCCCGGATGCCGCGACCAATGTTCATGTCCAAGTCACGTGGCCGGATGACCAGCAACAAAACTTCGAAGAACTCGCAACCGATTCAGAATGGTTGTTCATTCAAGGCAAGTCTCAGGCCATCAACCTTCGTTGA
- a CDS encoding FG-GAP repeat domain-containing protein, which produces MLCFGLAIGVLSIEIGCRRSSDSASDNAIKDSVASKNNAPSSDAVKVADSRSLDDRLVERVRPQVEEFCSTCHVMPKPSGAPQSEWPQVVDQMYMTYQESGRTDVIVPDRTETVKFFQLQAPKSKGLPFAEQEFWLSGTDWMQRPVDLQTSRPPGISHLQWISSGLGDSPALVACDVNTGAVFATWSGDSESTTKRLATLFQPVHVEPCDIDADGLLDLIVGDVGEFNAADSDLGQVVVLRQSQPNATGEVGTMEKIVLADGLGRVAEVQPGDFDSDGDLDFVVAVFGWRKTGGLFLLRRDGDIDISLGSKAFTMETIDERAGPVNVPTMDLNGDGHLDFVALISQEHEAIEAFFNDGTGQFRNVVLYSAPDPSYGSTGIELVDLDGDDDMDVLFSNGDSFDRGAKRHHMVQWLENPFEDQRQWEESPASKPDQASRAEFVHHPLAIMPGVLRAQAGDFDGDGDLDVVAGALLASPTIKRWRGSGSPSLLLLRQTKPGQFEGEILETDFQYHLTLEVADMDADGIDEFAIGNFFRDEESDAPHIQWWKER; this is translated from the coding sequence ATGCTCTGTTTCGGGTTGGCCATCGGAGTGCTTTCGATCGAAATCGGATGCAGGCGTTCGTCTGATTCGGCATCGGACAACGCCATCAAAGATTCGGTCGCATCCAAGAACAATGCTCCCAGTTCGGACGCTGTCAAAGTCGCCGATTCGCGATCGCTTGATGACCGATTGGTTGAGCGGGTTCGTCCGCAGGTCGAGGAGTTTTGTTCGACTTGTCACGTGATGCCAAAACCCAGCGGTGCACCACAATCCGAGTGGCCGCAGGTGGTCGATCAGATGTACATGACTTACCAGGAATCAGGCCGCACGGATGTGATCGTTCCGGATCGCACGGAAACGGTGAAGTTCTTTCAATTGCAGGCACCCAAGTCGAAGGGGCTGCCGTTTGCTGAACAGGAATTTTGGCTGAGCGGCACCGATTGGATGCAACGTCCCGTGGATTTGCAAACATCACGCCCGCCTGGAATCAGCCACCTGCAATGGATCTCATCTGGACTCGGTGATTCTCCGGCGTTGGTTGCGTGTGATGTGAATACGGGAGCTGTCTTCGCGACGTGGTCGGGGGATTCCGAAAGTACGACGAAACGTTTGGCAACGCTGTTTCAACCTGTCCATGTCGAGCCTTGTGACATCGATGCGGATGGTTTGTTGGATCTGATCGTCGGCGACGTCGGTGAGTTCAATGCGGCGGACAGTGACCTTGGTCAAGTCGTCGTGCTTCGCCAGTCGCAGCCAAACGCAACCGGTGAGGTTGGAACCATGGAGAAGATCGTCTTGGCCGATGGACTGGGACGAGTCGCTGAGGTACAGCCGGGCGATTTTGATTCCGATGGCGACCTGGATTTTGTGGTCGCGGTGTTTGGTTGGCGGAAAACGGGTGGGCTGTTTTTATTGCGTCGCGATGGAGACATCGACATCTCGCTTGGAAGCAAAGCTTTCACAATGGAAACGATCGATGAACGAGCGGGGCCGGTCAACGTTCCCACGATGGATTTGAACGGGGACGGACACTTGGATTTTGTCGCCTTGATCAGTCAGGAGCATGAGGCGATCGAAGCGTTCTTCAATGATGGCACCGGGCAATTTCGAAACGTTGTCCTGTATTCGGCTCCTGATCCATCGTATGGTTCGACCGGAATTGAACTGGTCGATCTGGATGGTGACGATGATATGGACGTGCTGTTTAGCAACGGCGATTCATTCGATCGAGGTGCAAAACGTCACCACATGGTTCAGTGGCTCGAGAACCCGTTTGAGGATCAAAGGCAATGGGAAGAGTCACCCGCATCCAAACCCGACCAAGCCTCAAGGGCTGAGTTTGTGCATCATCCACTGGCTATCATGCCGGGTGTGTTGCGAGCGCAAGCGGGAGACTTTGATGGTGATGGTGACCTGGATGTGGTCGCTGGGGCACTGCTGGCTTCACCGACGATCAAACGTTGGCGGGGAAGCGGCTCGCCGTCCTTGCTGTTATTGCGGCAAACCAAACCGGGTCAGTTTGAAGGTGAAATCTTGGAGACTGATTTTCAGTATCACCTGACATTGGAGGTCGCCGACATGGACGCCGATGGCATCGACGAATTCGCAATCGGTAACTTCTTTCGCGACGAAGAGTCCGATGCCCCACACATCCAATGGTGGAAAGAACGCTGA